CAGGTGCACTGATAACTTCCCTTCCCTTGATTTTGTGTGGTCTGACGCTGGGAATTTGTTATAATGTGAAGCTGTCTGTTTTCAAGCTGCTCAGTATTTTTACCTCTGTATATGTATTGAACATAGCGGTTAATATAAAACTGGCGGGCATGGCATCGCCGGGGCAAAACATTTTTGAAGAGGCGATTGCCTCCGTAGGGCAGGTTTATAAAGAGTCTTTAACTGCAATGTATGGTTCCCAGCTTTCGGGCACGGAGATAAACAATGTTGTGTCCGAGCTGACCTCCACCCTGCTGCGGTTTACGCCCAGCTTTATCGTAATTGCGTGTATTTGCTTTGCGCTTCTTAGTTATTATTTGTTTAAACGGATTTTAAAAATTAGAAAATCGGACCTATCAATGTTCGCATCGTTTTCTGATTGGAGAGGGGACAAAGTGATCAGCATAACCTACTTTGTTCTGCTGGCATTTTATTTTGTGGTGCCTGCCGGCAATTTTCTGTCAGACACTCTGCTGAACATGGTTACTGTTATGACCTTTGTCTTTTTTGTTTTGGGACTGTCTTTTCTTGAATATAAATTAAAAAATAGGATCGAAAAGTCCGGCGTGCGCAAGCTCGTTTTAGTTGGCATTTCTTTGTCGGCTTTTGTTTTAATGGGGCTTCCCTTTTTAGCACTCGCCATTTGCGGCGCGCTGGACGGCTGTTTTGACTTCCGGCACAGAAAAAAAATCATTCGTTAGCTTCCTTAGGAGTTGAGTCGTTATGAAAAACAATAATAAGATAGAAAAGCTTTACCTGACCGGCGAGGTGTATATTTTAGCCTTTGCCGTTTTAGGCGTGGTTTTAATTTTCAGCGATTTCTGGATCGGCGTTATTCAGCTGTCCCTTGCGGTTATTTCACTTATTTTAAATTTTATTTTAAAAAAAATCTCCCGCAAGCGTTTAAACGCCATGATAGAAAAGGTGACCATGGACGCCGGCGACACCAGCAGCAATGCTCTGCTGTCGTTCCCTCTGCCCATTGCACTTTTAGACGCAGAGGGTGCAATCCGGTGGTATAACACCGAATTCCGGGATATTTTTCCGGGCAGGCACCTAAGTGAATGTTCTGTTTTGGACCTGTTTCCAGAGTTTAATAAAGGACTGCTCCGCGCAGACGACGAAAATAATGGGTTTATTTGTGAATTGAAGTCTGGCGACAAGGTGTTTAAAGCAATCGGCAACACACCACAAGCATCAGAAGAAAACAAGCCCATGACCCTGCTTTATTTGGAGGACATTACAAAAGAAGCGGAAATCCAAAAGAAATATATCAGTGAAAAAACTTTTGAATGCCTGGTTTTTGTGGATAACTATGACGAGCTGATGGAATCTACCCCTTCGGCCTACGTTCCGCAGCTTCAGGCACAGATTTATAAGGAAATTAACGACTGGACAGCTGAGCACAGCGGTATGCTTATTAAATATGAAAAAGACAAATATTTTATTATTTTTGAATACCGCCACTTGGAACAGTTTATTAAGAACAAATTCGAAATTTTAAACAAAATTCGTTCCATCAGCGAAAAAAATACCATTCCCGCAACCGTCAGTATTGGAATCGGCTTAAACGGCCAGACGCTGTCTGAAAACGACACGTTTGCTAAAAATGCCATTAATATGGCCTTAGGCCGCGGCGGCGACCAGGTTGTAATGAAGGATAACGAACAGTTCCGCTTTTACGGTGGCTCAACAAAAGAACACGAAAAAAGCACCCGGGTGAAGGCGCGCGTCGTAAGCTTTGCCCTTTCCGGCCTTGTAAACAACGCTGAGAACGTTATTGTGCTGACCCACAAAAACGCCGATGTGGACGGTTTTGGCGCCGCATTTGGAATTTACCGGATTTGCCGCATTCACAACAAGCCCATTAACATTTGTATGGAAACCTACGACAAAACCGTGGCGAATATGATAACGCGTTTGGAAAACAGCGAAGAATATGACGGTTTGATTATCACCGCATCACAGGCGGCGGCAAGAATCAATCAGAACACGCTGATTGTTGTGGTAGACACCCACAAAACTTCCCTTTTAGAAGCGCCTGCCCTGCTGAAGCCAACAAAACAAATTGTCATTGTAGACCACCACAGAAGAAGCGCAGATTTTATTGAACACACCGCATTGGTCTACCACGAGCCCTACGCCTCCTCTGCCTGCGAAATGGTTACAGAGATTTTGCAGTA
This region of Congzhengia minquanensis genomic DNA includes:
- a CDS encoding DUF2232 domain-containing protein — protein: MPSNKLKEFFLAVLITVVFTLLTLLPAAALSILCAAAVTALLGYSATRFHFGFVAFQAFVICAVYVLFQKSLSGALITSLPLILCGLTLGICYNVKLSVFKLLSIFTSVYVLNIAVNIKLAGMASPGQNIFEEAIASVGQVYKESLTAMYGSQLSGTEINNVVSELTSTLLRFTPSFIVIACICFALLSYYLFKRILKIRKSDLSMFASFSDWRGDKVISITYFVLLAFYFVVPAGNFLSDTLLNMVTVMTFVFFVLGLSFLEYKLKNRIEKSGVRKLVLVGISLSAFVLMGLPFLALAICGALDGCFDFRHRKKIIR
- a CDS encoding DHH family phosphoesterase; protein product: MKNNNKIEKLYLTGEVYILAFAVLGVVLIFSDFWIGVIQLSLAVISLILNFILKKISRKRLNAMIEKVTMDAGDTSSNALLSFPLPIALLDAEGAIRWYNTEFRDIFPGRHLSECSVLDLFPEFNKGLLRADDENNGFICELKSGDKVFKAIGNTPQASEENKPMTLLYLEDITKEAEIQKKYISEKTFECLVFVDNYDELMESTPSAYVPQLQAQIYKEINDWTAEHSGMLIKYEKDKYFIIFEYRHLEQFIKNKFEILNKIRSISEKNTIPATVSIGIGLNGQTLSENDTFAKNAINMALGRGGDQVVMKDNEQFRFYGGSTKEHEKSTRVKARVVSFALSGLVNNAENVIVLTHKNADVDGFGAAFGIYRICRIHNKPINICMETYDKTVANMITRLENSEEYDGLIITASQAAARINQNTLIVVVDTHKTSLLEAPALLKPTKQIVIVDHHRRSADFIEHTALVYHEPYASSACEMVTEILQYTTNKMSLTKLEAEALYSGIVVDTKNFTFKTGVRTFEAASFLRRQGVDTVAVKTMFQQDLQSYVKRSDIIRNSTIIRDNIAVSIAPKSDESTHIIAAQAADELLNIKGIIASFVIFNSNDGVAISGRSLGGINVQVILEKLGGGGHLTIAGAQLPGTSAEEAKQQLLAAIDEYYLESTN